The sequence GAAAGAGTCTCAGTGATGGTGGCGTCAAGAATTATCTACTGTAGTTCATTTTATCAACTGTGCAATATTGTCTACTTATCTAGTAGTATGGCGGTGTTGTGAGTGTCAAATGAAGAGATGGGGATAGAGTCTCAGTGATGGTAGTGTCAAGAGTTTTGTGATGGAATAGTTAAAGAGATGCATAATGCTTCATTGTTCCGTGATGATTCAATGTGACACAATATAGGTAGAAGTAAATACTAGGAGGGGTTACCTGTCAACTTGTTGGAGAACATCTATGGTGAAGCACTCCATATGAATAGAATGGCAACCATAACATGAACCACGTGAACCAAGGTTTTGTAGGCTATCCACTGATTGATCCATTTTAACGTATGATACTGCTTTGCTGGTGTTAACATATGCATAATTCTGATGATTCTGACTTACATGGCTAATGTATCTTTTTATAGTTATTGTTTCTTGAAAACTCCCTTTTATCAATTGACTTTCTCATGTGCTGCTTTGTTTGATCTCAATAGGTTAAATTTGTCTACGAAGCATTCAAGAAGCTTCGCCCTGGAATCCCTTTGAAATGTCTGCATGGACGGATGAAGCAAAATGTAAGGATGGCAATATATTTAGAGTTTTGTGAAAAAACCTCCGTTCTCTTTTCCACTGATGTGGCATCTAGAGGACTCGATTTCCCAGCAGTCAATTGGGTTGTCCAGGTGAGTAGCAAGATTTTTGGCTTTGTCTGCTATAAGAGAATTGTCTTGTAATTGCTTTATGTACTTTCAGGTTGACTGCCCGGAAGACATTCCAGCATACATTCACAGAGTTGGCCGCACTGCCCGCTTTACCAGTGAGGGAAAGTCAGTATTATTCCTCTTGCCATCAGAAAAGGAAATGTTCACAAAGTTACAAGCAGTTGAACCTAAAATACCAATTCAACTGAAAAAGGTTAATAGTCGTGTTCTAGTCAGTTTCAATTTTATTGGGCTAATATGCATTTTAGTGTCTGGAGTCTGAAGCATTGCATGATTGGTCTAAAAGGCTTTGCATTACCAAATTACGCACCAATATCCTAAACAACCATAGGCAACTTATGCAAGGATTTTACATTacaattattttatatatgatGGAAAATACTTAAACCAATACCTCGAATGGCCATATCTCAACTACTTGCAGTTATTTACATGTTTCAGCTTACATGCTAAGCATTAATACATGAGAGATTCTTCAGTATAAATTCATTTACATGTTGGAAGATCAACATCCAGGATTTCTGGGTGGGGGAAGTACAAGTGATCCCTGGAGTCAGATCATGATACTCCTTATTAATTTGTTTACATGTTCTCTTGCAATCTTAAGTTTACTGCATTTACTATAGCTAATtctttaataaagaaaatggaAAGGCTCATAACTTAAAAGGAGggactaagttttttttttttttttgtccttttcagccaaaaacagaaaaattacaatCAATATCTGAACTATTGTCATCATTGCTGGTTAAGTATCCTGATATGCAACATCTAGCAAAAAGGACATTTATCACATACCTGAAGTCTATACATTTGCAACGGGACAAAGAGGTCTTTGATGTGTCCAAATTGCCTATAGAAGAGTTTGCTGCATCTTTGGGTCTACCCATGACCCCAAAGATCCGCTTCATAAGTCAGAAACAGACAAAGCAAAAACCATCCGTAGAAACCATTCATGAACAAGAGAATGGATCCAAGGTTGTGAACAGAGAAATGCAAAGTATTGATAGATCAAATATGGAAATAGAAGATGATGTCCTTTTGCCAAAGGAAACCTCCTTGATAGATGCGGAGGGAAACAAACCAGCAGAGTATGttgatccccccccccccccccctctttcttGATGCTGAAGCTTAATGATTTTCAATTTTGCATCTGGGTTTTGATGTAACTGTCACCAATGCTGATTGATTTGCTTCTTATTACAGTTTAGCCACCAGGGtcttgaaaaagaagaagctgAAGATCAATGTGCATAGGCCACTTGGAACGAGGGTCAAATATGATGAGGAGGGAAATGTAATCCCCCCACTAGCTGTCTTGGCTGATATGGATAGTGGAGATGGGGCCCTTCACCCTGATAAAGGTGTGTTCACTTGCTTCATATTTTTAGAAGTCTCAAGCATTGTTTTTTAGATGCAATTGAGCACGAATTCTTATGTTCATAAGAATTTAAATGCTAAATCTAGTACTAGCTCGGTTTTCGATATACTGTAACACATAATTTGGTTGAGTGGGTCATGATTTATCACATGCGGCTAGTACTTAGAATTTTCATATGGGATTGCAGTTAAAGAGCGATACGCAAAGTTGAGAGAAGAAATGAAAGTGCGGGACAAAGAGGACAAACTTCTGCACCAGCAGCGTCTGCGTGATAGACGAACAAAGGAGAAGATAAAGCTGAAGAGATGgagggaaggtgaagaagaggacatGGAAGATGGTCAGTCAGAATCAGATGATACTGAAAAAAGAAAGCCCAAGAGATCAAAGATATATTTTGATAGtgatgatgatggtggtggGAAGAAGGGAAAAGAGAATGTGGGTGTCGGTGCAGATTCTATATCGCTAGCAGAGCAGGAAGCCCTGGCACTCAAGCTGTTGAGTTCCATGCATTCCTAACCAAGTGTCACTTAAATCGAATCTGCTGCTTTGTAGCATTATCTACTTTTAAAATGATGAAGAGGACACAAAGGATGGTCAGTGAGGATCAGATGATACTGAAAAGGGAAAGCCCAAGAGATCAAAGATATATTTTGGTAGtgatgatgatggtggtggGAAGGAGGGAAAAGAGAATATTGGTGTCACTGCAGATTCTATATCTATAGCAGAGCAGGAAGCCCTGGCACTCAAGCTGTTGAGTTCCATGCATTCCTAACCAAGTGTTACTTAAATCGAGTATGCTGCTTCGTagcattattttcttttaaattgaggaGTGGAATTCCATCTTTCTGCTGCTTGAAAATTTTCTGGTGATCATTATTTATTTGAGCTAGGTTTTTGAACTTTTGCTCACTTGCATGCTCACCAGCCGAAAGGAATTTCCTCGAAAAGTTGTTTTAAGGTACTTGAAACTACTTGCTTCAGTATAGGTTGGAGAGTGCGGCCATCAAAGCAGCTTTAAATGTTTTGCTTTTCAATGAAACATCAGCTCAATTGTGGATCTGTTCATATCTATGTGTATACCATAGGATGTGATTTGAACTTTTAGATTCGTAGCCTCTTTTTCATTAAGCTGGGTCATGAAAATGCTGCCTCTCAAGACATGGTTGCTGACCTCCAACCTCTAAATGGTAGTGTGCAGGTGGAGTATGTCTGTTGCAGTCCACCAAAGGAATTACATATGCTCTGCGTTGTAGGACTCTTGCTGAGGAATTTATATAGCCTTCACCAATCCAATATGTTTGAATGTTACAATTTCCTTGATGAATTGCTGTCTTGATGATATGGCATGTTCCGATCTCATTTGCAAACTTTCATACTTCATTGCATGAACAACTATATGGACATATGACCAGGGTTACTCGTACTATTTAAACGATTATATTGAAGGCGCTTGGGCGGGGATTTCCTTTTTAGGATTTGGAAGCTTGTCTAGAAACAAGACAAGGAATTTGAGGATAATTTGTTATTCCTAGCTCTAGCTGGTTCCGGAAGAAATTGGAATAAGTGGAATAATACAATATTC is a genomic window of Phoenix dactylifera cultivar Barhee BC4 chromosome 4, palm_55x_up_171113_PBpolish2nd_filt_p, whole genome shotgun sequence containing:
- the LOC103711638 gene encoding DEAD-box ATP-dependent RNA helicase 32; translation: MQRSKFKKSLPRKQRRLSEAREIELLDSRIEAMKPDSGTNPLSIPPPPPTAPVGRIPGGFSPYAGCKLFRQLPISQKTKDGLAPKYTEMSEIQRASLPHSLCGRDILGAAKTGSGKTLAFIIPIIEKLYRARWGPEDGVGSIIISPTKELAGQLFEELKTVGKHHGLSAGLLIGGRKDVDEEKQRVNSLNILVCTPGRLLQHMDETPNFECSQLQVLVLDEADRILDAGFKKELDAIISQLPKQRQTLLFSATQTKSVKDLARLSLKDPEYISVHAESMTATPERLKQIAMIVPLDQKLNMLWSFIKANVHSKILVFLSSCKQVKFVYEAFKKLRPGIPLKCLHGRMKQNVRMAIYLEFCEKTSVLFSTDVASRGLDFPAVNWVVQVDCPEDIPAYIHRVGRTARFTSEGKSVLFLLPSEKEMFTKLQAVEPKIPIQLKKPKTEKLQSISELLSSLLVKYPDMQHLAKRTFITYLKSIHLQRDKEVFDVSKLPIEEFAASLGLPMTPKIRFISQKQTKQKPSVETIHEQENGSKVVNREMQSIDRSNMEIEDDVLLPKETSLIDAEGNKPADLATRVLKKKKLKINVHRPLGTRVKYDEEGNVIPPLAVLADMDSGDGALHPDKVKERYAKLREEMKVRDKEDKLLHQQRLRDRRTKEKIKLKRWREGEEEDMEDGQSESDDTEKRKPKRSKIYFDSDDDGGGKKGKENVGVGADSISLAEQEALALKLLSSMHS